The Fodinibius saliphilus genomic interval TTACCAACAATTACTTATACCATAGATTTTTAAGTCATGAAGAAGTTATCAATACTCCTTTTTGCAACATTTCTACTGTTCAGCTGTGAACTTTATGAACAAGACGAATACCAAGAATATTATGTTGTAGAATCCTACTTAATTGCAGATAATGAACTACCCGAGGTTCGGCTCTCCACTACCTCTCCAATAACCGACAAGTATACCTTTAAAGAAAATGCTCTCAGCAATGCCAATGTCGAAATACGGCGTTTAAACCCAGATTCATCTGTTGCTGAAACCTATCCCTATGCGGAACAAGATTTTGGGGTCTATGCCCCCCAACTTAATGTCACCGTCCGAGATGAGCAGTTATATGGATTGCATGTCACCACTCCCAAGGGAGATGAGATCACAGCCACTACTTTTGTTCCCGGCAACTTTGAAACGGTCAATGAACTTCAAGATCAGTATATCTACCAAGGGTCACAACAAGTTGAAGTAATAACTACACCTAGCCAATATTTATCTAATCGGCAGACCTATTATATCTTTACCATTAATGTGGTCAATCCCGATACAGCAAGCTTGACACCATTTTATATGGATCAGGTACTTAATGACGGTACCAATATCGAAGAGTTC includes:
- a CDS encoding DUF4249 family protein; the encoded protein is MKKLSILLFATFLLFSCELYEQDEYQEYYVVESYLIADNELPEVRLSTTSPITDKYTFKENALSNANVEIRRLNPDSSVAETYPYAEQDFGVYAPQLNVTVRDEQLYGLHVTTPKGDEITATTFVPGNFETVNELQDQYIYQGSQQVEVITTPSQYLSNRQTYYIFTINVVNPDTASLTPFYMDQVLNDGTNIEEFYINSSGIINEKNYQRNENNNIELTVPWLAIAFYDTNDVIANAIDNNMYDFLRSQDVQTGGSTLSPGEIQNIHYNINGGIGIFGSMASDTNRVFIARPNSSN